In Streptococcus parapneumoniae, the genomic stretch ATCTTACATTTTTGTAAGATTGGGGGAATGTAGGCAAAATTACTTATAAAATGATTTGATTTTCTATTTTTAAAATTGTAAAATATAAGTGTGAAAAGGCTTACTTTTGAAAGGAGGAAGCGGGAACTAACATTTGAGTAAGCTTACCTAGATAACATACCATTAAATTTAACACTTGCAAGTCGTTCAACCTATAAGGAAAGAAGGTGCTCCTTAATGAAACACAAAGAACATATACTCATCGGAATTCTCTATCTCCTCTCTCCATTCATCGGTCAGCTCTTAGTTGAAAAAACATACTTTATCGGTACAGAATTTACAGCTACTGCTTATGCTATTTGCTGGCTATCAGTTGTTATCAGCATCCACCATTTTTCAAAAAACGTATTGTCTCAGCAGCAAAACAAAGATTAAAAAACTGAGTTTAAATTACTGCTTTTAGTTTGTGGATGAAGCTGGCGAAATATTATTAAAAGTAAAAAAGCTTTAAATCAAACAGTTTAGACTATTGATTTAAAGCTTTTTGCTTATTCCAAATCTTTTGTTAAACCTCACCAAAACCAGCCTTCATTATCGTCAATAGCTTGGGCTTCTTTGCGTTTACGTGGGCCTGTTCCGTACATTTCTGCTTCGATTTCTTCCTTGGTTGGCATGACAGAAGCTAGGATGATATAGATAATCACGCCAAGTCCAAAGTTTGCGACTGTAAAAATAGCAAATAGAAAACGAACAAGGGTAACATCAAAGTGCCACTTGTCTGACAAACCTGCCAAAACTCCTGAAATCATGCGATTTCGTCTCATTTTATAAAATTTACTGTTCATGATATTTCCTCTTTCTGCTAGGTTAGACATAGTATATCACAGGTAGACTCCGCTTTCATCAGTCCTCAGGCTGATTTATCAGTAGCAATTTACCTCGACAAAGTCCACAGCGATAGCGTTTGGTATCAATCTTTCGCTTGCGATGATAACTTTGCTGGCAGGATTGGCAACGATAGAGCTTGATTGGGTTAGAGTTGCTATTGGGTAAGGCTGGCACAAAGCGTAATCCATCCACTGCTTTCAACAGTTCCTTAAAATCCCGATCCTTGTGTTGATAGCCCTTTCCTTGAAAATAGAGGTGATAATGACAGAGTTCATGTCGGACAACTTTCCTAAAAACATCCAGACCCAGTTCCTGATAAACCTTGGGATTAAAATCCAAATGCCCATCTTTGGGGAAAAATCGCCCACCTGTCGAACGTAGACGAGAATTCCACTGAGCTTGATGGATAAAAGGTCTGCCGAAGTCTTCTAGCGAAACTTGCTTGACGTAATCAGTCAGTTTCATTTGGAGCTAGAAGCGACAGATTGACTTTTTCACGTTCAGTATCGATTTTCTTAACCCAAACCGTTACCAAATCACCAACGGATACCACTTGGCTAGGATGTTTGATAAATTTGCGGCTCATGTGGGAAATATGAATCAAGCCGTCCTCGTGAATCCCAATATCAACGAAGGCACCAAAGTCAACGACGTTACGCACAACACCCTCTAGCTTCTGACCAACCACTAAGTCTTTGATATCTAGGACATCTTGGCGAAGCACAGGTGCATCAAAGGAATCACGGAAATCTCGACCTGGTTTGAGAAGGTCAGCAATGATATCTTTAAGGGTTTCTGGACCAAGGTCTAGCTCTTGCGCCATTTCCTTGATTGAAAGCGACTTGAGTTTACTTTGGGCTTCTTCATTTAGGTCCTTGATGTCCAAGCGTTTGAAGAGTTCTTTAACGGCAGCGTAATTTTCTGGGTGAACTCCAGTATTATCAAGAATATTGCTACTTTCAGGGATACGGAGGAAACCAGCAGCCTGTTCAAAGGCCTTGGCTCCCAGACGAGGAACTTTCTTGATTTGGGCGCGTGAAGTGATTTTTCCTTCTTCTTCACGGTATTTGACGATATTTTCAGAGATGGTTTTATTGAGTCCAGCTACATGGGAAAGAAGAGCCGGGCTGGCCGTATTGATATTGACACCGACTTGGTTTACCACTGTATCCACGACAAAGTCCAGACTCTCAGATAGTTTCTTCTGGCTGACATCATGCTGGTATTGACCGACACCGATTGACTTAGGATCGATTTTGACCAATTCGGCAAGAGGATCTTGCAAACGACGGGCGATAGAAATAGCCGAACGTTTTTCAACGGTCAAGTCTGGAAACTCCTGACGAGCAAGCTTGCTGGCAGAATAGACAGAAGCACCACTTTCATTTACGATGACATAACTAACCTCAGGAAAATCCTTAAGGACTTCTGCCACAAAGGCTTCACTTTCACGACTAGCAGTACCATTTCCGATGGCAATAATCTCTACACCGTATTGACCAATCAAGTCTGACAGATCTTTCTTGGATTCTTCGATTTGACGAGCTGATGCTGGTTTGACAGGATAAATGACCTGAGTTGTCAGCATTTTACCCGTTGCATCTACGACAGCTAGCTTGGCACCTGTACGAAATGCTGGGTCAAACCCAAGAACCACGCGCCCTTTCAGCGGAGCAACCAAGAGGAGATTGCGTAGATTGTCAGAAAAGAGTTGGATAGCTCCTTCTTCTGCTTTTTCAGTCAATTCTGTCCGAATACGACGCTCGATAGCAGGCAAGACTTTTTTCTTAACAGATTGCTGAACGACTTCATCAATATAGGAATTTTTCACCTTGAAACGAGCAGCAAAGAAAGCTAGAATACGATCCGTCGCATGTTCAAAACCGACCTTCAAGACACCTAGCTTCTCCCCACGATTAAGGGCCAAGGTACGATAACCCTGCATATTTCCAACTGTCTCAGAAAAATCATAATAAATCTGAAAAACCTGCTTTTCATCAAGACTTTCATCCTTGACTTGGGAAGTGAGTTTGGAGTGTCTCAGCACCTCCTGATAAGTCATGGAACGCAAGGTCACATCTTCCGATAAAGCTTCGACCAAAATATCAACTGCACCAGCCAAGGCCTCCTTACCAGTCGCAAATCCTTCACAGACAAACTTTTCAGCCTCTTTCTCTAAGTCCGCTACATTCTGCAAAATCAAGCGAGCAAGTGGGAAGAGTCCAGCTTCACGGGCAATGGTTGCCTTGGTTCGACGTTTTTCCTTGTATGGAAGATAGAGTTCTTCTACATCTGCTAATTTTTCGGCTGCTAAGATAGCTTCTTCCAACTCCTTGGTCAGCTTGCCTTGTTCTTGAATTTTAGCCAAGACAGCTTCCTTGCGGTCATTTAGATTTGTCAGACTTTTATCCAAGTCAATAATGGCCTTAATCGCCACCTCATCCAGACTACCAGTCATGTCCTTGCGATAACGCGCGATAAAGGGAATAGTCCCCCCTTCGACTGTCAAACTTAGAACAGTATCAATTTGCTTTAACGTCACTCCCAAATCCTGGGAGATTTTTTCATATTTTTTATCCATAAACCTATTATACCACAAGCTAGAAGGCTTGCTCCAATCCTTTTCATACTCAACCAAAATAAAAAAGCAAACTAGGAAGCTAGCCGCAGGCTGCTCAAAATACTGTTTTGAGGTTGTAGATAA encodes the following:
- a CDS encoding SprT family protein; its protein translation is MKLTDYVKQVSLEDFGRPFIHQAQWNSRLRSTGGRFFPKDGHLDFNPKVYQELGLDVFRKVVRHELCHYHLYFQGKGYQHKDRDFKELLKAVDGLRFVPALPNSNSNPIKLYRCQSCQQSYHRKRKIDTKRYRCGLCRGKLLLINQPED
- a CDS encoding PspC domain-containing protein, whose amino-acid sequence is MNSKFYKMRRNRMISGVLAGLSDKWHFDVTLVRFLFAIFTVANFGLGVIIYIILASVMPTKEEIEAEMYGTGPRKRKEAQAIDDNEGWFW
- a CDS encoding Tex family protein, encoding MDKKYEKISQDLGVTLKQIDTVLSLTVEGGTIPFIARYRKDMTGSLDEVAIKAIIDLDKSLTNLNDRKEAVLAKIQEQGKLTKELEEAILAAEKLADVEELYLPYKEKRRTKATIAREAGLFPLARLILQNVADLEKEAEKFVCEGFATGKEALAGAVDILVEALSEDVTLRSMTYQEVLRHSKLTSQVKDESLDEKQVFQIYYDFSETVGNMQGYRTLALNRGEKLGVLKVGFEHATDRILAFFAARFKVKNSYIDEVVQQSVKKKVLPAIERRIRTELTEKAEEGAIQLFSDNLRNLLLVAPLKGRVVLGFDPAFRTGAKLAVVDATGKMLTTQVIYPVKPASARQIEESKKDLSDLIGQYGVEIIAIGNGTASRESEAFVAEVLKDFPEVSYVIVNESGASVYSASKLARQEFPDLTVEKRSAISIARRLQDPLAELVKIDPKSIGVGQYQHDVSQKKLSESLDFVVDTVVNQVGVNINTASPALLSHVAGLNKTISENIVKYREEEGKITSRAQIKKVPRLGAKAFEQAAGFLRIPESSNILDNTGVHPENYAAVKELFKRLDIKDLNEEAQSKLKSLSIKEMAQELDLGPETLKDIIADLLKPGRDFRDSFDAPVLRQDVLDIKDLVVGQKLEGVVRNVVDFGAFVDIGIHEDGLIHISHMSRKFIKHPSQVVSVGDLVTVWVKKIDTEREKVNLSLLAPNETD